The Leishmania braziliensis MHOM/BR/75/M2904 complete genome, chromosome 25 genome includes a region encoding these proteins:
- a CDS encoding putative serine/threonine-protein kinase codes for MFMKLFKKKDKKDKEEEKKPELTPPVEEKSGSTPEPPQEKLTKDDFETLDVLGKGSFAYVVLCRRLSTNKYYAMKVINKQGLLDHKRVQDVFTERNVLTRLNHPYLLKLYWTFQSEHKLFFVMDYMPGGDLDKYMNTVPKKQLDATTAQLYGAEILLAIMCLHEHSVIYRDLKPENILLDAEGHCALADFGLSKDFHKDGQDVSDKDLRANSFVGSPFYVAPDVLRQREYTSAVDFWSFGILLYRMLCGRTPFNGRSMTEVFDNILYSDLSFPSGVTIPPEAKDLISRLLMKDPNRRIKGPEVKLHPYWNGINFEEVMQRKIPPPRWTPLQSVEEMLAARKNVVAGTSASLKNPHQVVNTPAQSSQLNAGQQQLFGGFSCTADSHLHNS; via the coding sequence ATGTTTATGAAGTTGTTCAAGAAAAAGGATAAAaaggacaaggaggaggagaagaagcccGAGTTAACACCTCCCgtggaggaaaagagcggaAGCACCCCTGAGCCGCCGCAGGAGAAGCTGACCAAAGACGACTTCGAGACCCTCGACGTGCTCGGAAAGGGCTCCTTCGCCTATGTGGTGCTGTGCCGTCGCCTGTCCACGAACAAGTACTACGCCATGAAGGTGATCAACAAGCAGGGCTTGCTGGACCACAAGCGCGTTCAGGATGTCTTTACGGAGCGCAACGTGCTGACTCGCCTGAACCACCCCTACCTACTGAAGCTGTACTGGACTTTTCAGTCCGAGCACAAGCTGTTCTTCGTCATGGACTACATGCCTGGCGGTGACCTCGACAAGTACATGAACACCGTCCCCAAAAAGCAGCTTGATgcaacgacggcgcagctgtACGGCGCCGAGATTCTGTTGGCCATCATGTGCCTGCACGAGCACAGCGTTATCTATCGAGACCTGAAGCCAGAGAACATTCTGCTGGATGCTGAGGGTCACTGCGCTCTTGCAGACTTCGGCCTGTCTAAGGATTTCCACAAGGACGGTCAAGACGTGTCGGACAAGGACCTTCGCGCGAACTCGTTCGTTGGGTCGCCGTTCTACGTGGCGCCTGATGTACTGCGCCAACGCGAGTACACCAGCGCGGTGGACTTCTGGTCTTTCGGCATTCTCCTGTACCGCATGCTCTGCGGCCGCACTCCCTTCAACGGGCGCAGCATGACAGAGGTGTTCGACAACATCTTGTACTCAgacctctctttccccagTGGCGTGACGATACCGCCGGAGGCCAAGGACCTGATCAGCCGCTTGCTGATGAAGGACCCCAACCGCCGCATCAAAGGTCCTGAAGTGAAGCTGCACCCGTACTGGAACGGGATCAACTTTGAGGAGGTGATGCAACGCAAGAttccaccgccacgctgGACCCCGCTCCAGTCAgtggaggagatgctggcTGCCCGCAAGAACGTCGTCGCTGGAACCTCGGCCTCTTTGAAGAATCCTCACCAGGTCGTAAATACGCCAGCGCAGAGCTCACAGCTCAACGCaggtcagcagcagctgtttGGCGGCTTCTCCTGCACGGCGGACAGTCACCTGCACAACAGCTGA